The DNA sequence ACCGGAATGCTACTGTCTGAACATGCTCTAGCCATCCAAAAAAATAGATTAGCGACTGAAGCTGAACTGAGTGAACAGAAAGCTTTATACGCAACACTCCAAAATTCATTGCAGGCAAGCAATGGTATCCAACTGCTGACTCGGGAAGGCGATGGCTATGCCAAAATAATCGGTCAACTTCAAGATATAGAAACTCAAATTGCCGTAGGTTCATCCCTTTACCGTGAAGACAGTGAGCCGATGCAGATTCTCCGGGAACAGGAGCAAAATCTTAATCGTTTGTCTCGTCAAAAAGCCGAAGTGATTCTGCAAGAGGTAGCTGGTCAAATTCAAGGACTAGAAGAACAATACCAAAACATTCTTCAAGCTGAAAACCAGGTCAATCAACAACTTCAACATTTTCCAGAAGCGGCACGTCGATATAGTGACTTACAACAAAAACTAGATGTTGCCACGGGGAACTTGAAAGAATTTTTGCAAAAACGGGAAGCGTTGAGATTGGACACCGCGCAGCAGGAAGTACCTTGGCAGCTTATTGAAGGTCCAAAAATTCCGCGCAATGAAGCCGGAAATCTGATTCCGGCTGAAGCAAAACAGACAAAGCGTCAAGTCGCGATCGCCATAATTTTAAGTACACTACTAGGTATAGGTGTCGGTTTTATCGTCGAGATTCTTCACACCGTCTTCCACACACCTGAGGAAATCAAGAATGCAACCAAACTACCGCTGTTGGGCGTGATTCCTATTGCCAAAAAACTGGAGAAACTGCCTCAGAAGTTAAATCAACGGACTGTCGTTTCCCAAGTGGCTGACTTATCCACTGGAAACAACCGTCGTTTATTTGCTGGTCATGGCAATCAGACGAATCAATACAGTACGTCTCCCTTCATGGAAGCGTTCCGTTCACTCTACACGAATATCCGCTTGCTAAAATCTAAAAAGCCGATTCACTCGTTAGCGGTTAGTTCAGCGATACCAGGTGATGGTAAAACAACGGTTGCTGTATACTTAGCTAAAACCGCAGCAGCAATCGGTCAGCGGGTTTTACTGGTAGATACGGATTTACGGGTTCCTCAGCTTCACAAACGATTAGATTTGCCCAATAGCCAGGGACTTAGCGATATCATTACCACAAACGTGGCGATCAATGAGGCGATTCATAAATCCCCCCTGGATGACAACTTCTTTGTCTTAACGGCGGGTCTGACCTTATCCGATCCGATCAAGCTGCTTGCCTCTGATAAGATGCAGTATCTTATGGAGCAATTTTCAACTCAGTTTGACCTAGTTATTTATGATACGCCACCGTTGCTCGGATTAGGAGATGGTAACCTTATAGCCGCTCAAGCCGATGGTACTTTACTGGTTGTAGCGATTGAGAAAACAGACCGTTCCCTGATCACAAAAGCATTCGATGGGTTAAAGATTGCCGGAGCGTCTATCTTAGGGATTGTTGCCAATGGTGCTAAAGCGGAGAAAACGGCGTCTTATGCTTCCTATCGCCGACAGGCGATTCGACATTAACGGCTCTGGAAATAAGCCCTGCACTCAAACATCAGTTTTAACTGGCTAAAACTCCTATCTGCTAAGAGTTTGAATCTTGTCAATTGGACGACTAATATCATGTCCGGTCAAACACCCCTAATAAAAACGCCTGAAACCCCTGTTATTGCAGCATTGCAATTATGGGCAATCGTTAGGACATGATATAACAGCTATGGGAAGTAGACAAATAACCGGGAGTATGTCAGGCAGATTTTTTTTCATTGACTTGAATAACGAGCCTTAACTATAGCAATCGCCATAGCGGTTAGGACGCATCATTTGGTAGAGACCGTCCATGTAGTTCGTTTTTCCTAATTGATGTGTCTACTGCTATAATAGCTTCTTTTTCAGAAAAATTGCTTGAGTTTATCTTGAGTTGATCTCTAATAAACTCCGCAAAAATTTTAGCATCAGTACTGATTAAATGAATACCATCAGAAGTCACCCACTCTCTCGTTGGGGGGTCTGGTAACCACTCAAATTTATCTGAGGGGAATAACTTTCTCAACAATTCTCGCTCTTGACTGAATGTCCTTGTACTATCAAGACGCGGATCTCCAGGTACATCATAGAGAAGAACGCGCACACCAGATTTTTCAATTTTTTCTATTTTAGATTTAATAGATTTTGCATCCTGCCTTAGATTTGTCTTTCGTTTTTGCGATAAAGGTTGATTCTTTTCTTTAATCTCTTCTTGTATTCTTTTTTCTCTAAATGCTGGATTAACTCTGGCTTGATCGATTTCTTCCAGTGTAATTATATTTAGCTTCTCCAACAAATTTCGGACAGCTTGGATAAAAACACTAACTGGTCTATACTCAGTCCTAAACATAGGGAAATATAGGCGAGTATAATACGTTAAAGGATCAAATAACGATTTTATTAATTCTTCATCAGTTAGTCCAATTGTGCCATTAATTTCTACCAGTACTATTGATGGCTTTAATTCTGTATTTTTGACTAGCTCTAAGCCCAGAGTAGAAGAAAAACCTCGCATTCCTAGATTTTGTGCATCATCACTAATGTACTGAGGATTAAGCTTAGCGGTGCGCGAACTTCCCACTAGTAATACATCAATTTTACTATCGTGATAGACATATTTTTCTACCTTAACGTAGTTCGTTTCCTCGATACTAATGCCTTCACTAGAGGGTAACACTTTACCAACCGTTAACGTATGATATAAGCTCAGTAAGAAAATTAAGATTAATAGCGGACGCACCATGAAGCGCCAACTAGAATTGGAAGTAGATGAATTCATTAGAACTGCCACTGTTTAACAGGATAAAAAATAACATTATCGCTAGAGCAATGTTTTGAAGCCCTTTGGCGACTTTATTTTTTGAGGGATCAAGATAACGGTTGCTTAAATGTTCAAATGTGGGAAAATGGGGTATGTGGTAAATCACCACGGGTAACGAGAAAATTAAAATCGGAGCCACAAACCTTAAATCTGGAGGTTTACCTACATTCTTGAACAGCGCCCCCATAAACTGTAACGCTTCTCCAAACTCAGGCAGTTTAAACAAAAGCCAGCCTAGGGATACAAACCAAAATACAGCCATCACTCGAATGGAATCCAAGATAAACTGTTGCCAGAGTGGTAATTGCTTTACTTGTTCTTCTACATTCTTGCTAGCTAAACCCAAAAATCGTTCTAGTGCCAAGCCAAACCCATGAAACATCCCCCAAACGGCATAACTCCAAGCGGCGCCATGCCACAGCCCTCCGAGTGTCATAACAATCATCAAGTTAATATAGGTTCTAACTTTTCCCTTCCGATTCCCGCCTAAAGGAAAATATAAATAATCGCGTAACCAACTTGACAAGGAAATATGCCAACGTCGCCAGAATTCAGCAATCGATCGCGAAATGTAAGGAAAGTTAAAATTCTCTGGAAAACGGTATCCTAACGCTGCCCCCAAACCGATGGCAATGATCGAGTATCCAGCAAAGTCGGCAAAGATTTGCATTGAGTAGCCAAAGAGCAAGACTAAATTGGTTGCAGTGGCTTGTCCTTGGCAGTACGGACAGGCGATCCAATAGGTATAATCTTTTAAGTTATCCGCTACGACCATTTTCAAGAAATAACCAATGGTCAAGGAACGGAAAACAAGATCCCACTTAATATACTTAAAATACTTCGTCTCTATCTGGGGAAAAAACGTATTGGCTTTGACAATAGGACCAGCAATAATTTGTGGGAATAATGCGATAAAAAATGAAGTATTAACTAAATGACGGACTAAACTGTCTCCTACATAAGAGTTGTCTTTATCTCTATTTCTAAAAACATCGACAACTAAACTAATTCCTTGAAAGGTATAAAATGAAATCCCAATCGGTAGCGGCAAATGTAACAGTAAAGCAATAGCCCCTTCTCCGGGGTTGACGCTGGTTAAGTTATCAACGAATAAATGGGTTAATAAAGACCCATACTTAAATAACCCCAATATGGCCAAGTTAATCGTAACACCTGTAAATGCCCAAAACAGTTCACCTTTCCGGTCAGCCGCATGGGCAACTCGAAAACTTGTAAACCCATTCAGTAACATTGATATAATCAGTAAGATAACCAACATGGGATTATCCCAACTGTAAAATATCAAACTGGCTACAATTAAAATGGGGATTTGTAGATTCTTGCAGGCGGGTAAGTAGTAAATCGAGAACGTGATTAAAAAGAAGACTAAGAAAGCAAAGCTATTAAATAACATGGGTTTGGTAGACCGCTAGACACGATTTGAGTGAGAGTATACCAGATGTAAAGGCGATTCGCTCAGGAGCATAACATTTTTTAAAGTTATCGTTGATAGGGTAAGTATCTTACTGGCATATAATCTGCTCCTATCCACATTAATATTCTAAAAGTGCTTTTCGCTCATTCAAATACTTTCTTCACAAAATAACATATCCTGGGTTCGTAGTCAGGGCTTTAGCCCTCTCCAGCTAGACGTTATAGCACTAAAGTGCTTACTACAAACAAAGCCCTATTTTAGCTGTGCCACGCCACTACATATATATATTAAATGCTGATTGATTACTGTCTAGGTACAGCATAACGGTTAAATCCGATCGCGCTTTTGAAGTTGGCGTCGCTGAGGTTCGCTCCCTGGAAGCTTGCATCCATCAACACCGCCTGGGAAAAATTAGCTTGCGTCAAGTTGGCGTAACTCAAATCTGCCCCGGTTAAGTTAGCCCCGCGTAAATCGCATCGGGTTAAATTGGTATAGGTTAAATTAGCTCCAGTTAAGGTGGAACGAATCAGATTGGCATCTTCTAAGGTTGCACCCACCAATGTAACATTACTTAAATTCGCCTCTCGCAGTTGCGCCCCCTGCAAATCCACACCACTTAAATTGGCATTCGCCAGTGTCGCGCTGTGTAGGTAAGCGGAGTGGAGAATCGCCCCCGTCAATTGGGCATTGGTTAGGTCTGCGATCGCGAGTTTAGCATTAGTCAAGTCTGCCCCCTCCAGATTCGCCTTGGTTAAATTAGCCCTATTGAAGCCTATCCCTTTTAACTGCGCCCCTTGTAAGTTCGCCTGAGTCAAATCCGCGATCTGAAAATTGCTCCCATTCAGCACCGCCTCTCGCAGTGTTGTCCTCACCAAAATCGCGCCATTGAAGTCCGCATTAGTGATATAGGCTTGACTTAAATTAGCACCGCTTAAGTTGGCGCTATCCGCATTCACGGTATCCAGGTTGGCATTATTCAGTTTAGCGCCGCGCAAATCCGCTGAACGAATATCAGCGACTTCCAGTTGGGCGTCGGTTAAATTAGCATTGCGTAAATCAGCACTGACTAAGTTGGCGTTGGTGAGTGTGGCTTCTCTTAAGTAAGTGCGGACTAAGTTGGCGTAGTCAAGTTGAGCATCTTGGAGATTAGCACGACTCAGTAGCGCCCCATCCAAATTAGCCCGATACAAGTCAGCCCCCTGGAGGTTAGTATCGCGCAAATCGGTGACTACGGCTGCATACCAATTGGCAATAAAGGCGGGAAAATAGCCCAGCCAAGATAGGGTATTGTAGAGATTATCAGGTTCAACCTGAGAGGGTAAGGGGTTATCCGCATCGAGTTCTCTTAACCCCAGTTTTGCTTCTCTCAAATTCGCCCTTGCCAAGGTTGCCCCAGCCAGTTTAGCACCGTTCAATTCGGCTTGGCTGAGATTGGCTTGGTTTAAGTTAGCCCCCGTTAGGATTGCTCCTTTTAAGTTAGCACCGCTCAACTCTGCCTGCTGAAGATTGGCATTGGTTAAATCAGCATCGGTTAAGTCACATTGAGGACAAGTATTGGTTGTTTTGAGTTGTTCTAAGTGTTCGGGGTTCGCCGCATGGGTGGCGTGGGTAAACCCTTGAGTGATCAGGAGAGAAATCCCCAAGACAAGCGTTTTCAGAAATGTAGGGGCGGGTTTGACACTTATCGTGTCTTTTCCTA is a window from the Coleofasciculus chthonoplastes PCC 7420 genome containing:
- a CDS encoding GumC family protein; the encoded protein is MNTDYNFQPLPSQPNGKPSQALPVNSLAEPDEGQEQTLDLQWLFAVVRRRAPVMAGVAIILTALIGGFIVWKSKSTPPTYEGYFRLLVEPVTAQGRLAEQFLMAQTQGENSIQRIRMDESSLDYETQIRVLRSPKLIEPILENIKVNYPNVTYNNIIQKLSISRVQYEKDGKQQGTKILHVTYKDKDPQAIEFALSQVADAYLKYSLNERQTSLRQGLDFLGKQLPDLHNQVNDLQKQLQTLRQQYNFIDPERTGMLLSEHALAIQKNRLATEAELSEQKALYATLQNSLQASNGIQLLTREGDGYAKIIGQLQDIETQIAVGSSLYREDSEPMQILREQEQNLNRLSRQKAEVILQEVAGQIQGLEEQYQNILQAENQVNQQLQHFPEAARRYSDLQQKLDVATGNLKEFLQKREALRLDTAQQEVPWQLIEGPKIPRNEAGNLIPAEAKQTKRQVAIAIILSTLLGIGVGFIVEILHTVFHTPEEIKNATKLPLLGVIPIAKKLEKLPQKLNQRTVVSQVADLSTGNNRRLFAGHGNQTNQYSTSPFMEAFRSLYTNIRLLKSKKPIHSLAVSSAIPGDGKTTVAVYLAKTAAAIGQRVLLVDTDLRVPQLHKRLDLPNSQGLSDIITTNVAINEAIHKSPLDDNFFVLTAGLTLSDPIKLLASDKMQYLMEQFSTQFDLVIYDTPPLLGLGDGNLIAAQADGTLLVVAIEKTDRSLITKAFDGLKIAGASILGIVANGAKAEKTASYASYRRQAIRH
- a CDS encoding pentapeptide repeat-containing protein — protein: MKIPFILPFKTENVGRGGLSSIGVGKDTISVKPAPTFLKTLVLGISLLITQGFTHATHAANPEHLEQLKTTNTCPQCDLTDADLTNANLQQAELSGANLKGAILTGANLNQANLSQAELNGAKLAGATLARANLREAKLGLRELDADNPLPSQVEPDNLYNTLSWLGYFPAFIANWYAAVVTDLRDTNLQGADLYRANLDGALLSRANLQDAQLDYANLVRTYLREATLTNANLVSADLRNANLTDAQLEVADIRSADLRGAKLNNANLDTVNADSANLSGANLSQAYITNADFNGAILVRTTLREAVLNGSNFQIADLTQANLQGAQLKGIGFNRANLTKANLEGADLTNAKLAIADLTNAQLTGAILHSAYLHSATLANANLSGVDLQGAQLREANLSNVTLVGATLEDANLIRSTLTGANLTYTNLTRCDLRGANLTGADLSYANLTQANFSQAVLMDASFQGANLSDANFKSAIGFNRYAVPRQ
- a CDS encoding MBOAT family O-acyltransferase, coding for MLFNSFAFLVFFLITFSIYYLPACKNLQIPILIVASLIFYSWDNPMLVILLIISMLLNGFTSFRVAHAADRKGELFWAFTGVTINLAILGLFKYGSLLTHLFVDNLTSVNPGEGAIALLLHLPLPIGISFYTFQGISLVVDVFRNRDKDNSYVGDSLVRHLVNTSFFIALFPQIIAGPIVKANTFFPQIETKYFKYIKWDLVFRSLTIGYFLKMVVADNLKDYTYWIACPYCQGQATATNLVLLFGYSMQIFADFAGYSIIAIGLGAALGYRFPENFNFPYISRSIAEFWRRWHISLSSWLRDYLYFPLGGNRKGKVRTYINLMIVMTLGGLWHGAAWSYAVWGMFHGFGLALERFLGLASKNVEEQVKQLPLWQQFILDSIRVMAVFWFVSLGWLLFKLPEFGEALQFMGALFKNVGKPPDLRFVAPILIFSLPVVIYHIPHFPTFEHLSNRYLDPSKNKVAKGLQNIALAIMLFFILLNSGSSNEFIYFQF